A window from Toxoplasma gondii ME49 chromosome IX, whole genome shotgun sequence encodes these proteins:
- a CDS encoding hypothetical protein (encoded by transcript TGME49_289700) produces the protein MASHTAASSSFAPSVRLHGDSREDTSRLERQQEAWLYRAFTRALLHSFWSSSNSTLQRTIRCRIKSKNKFREKCEALGQCLVRVGGAAAAAALKPLEHPDLLAAVVHVGTHEFFHRFMFDGVDSDPLYRPPDGDLRRMYPAIQPKHGPWRLFAVPYVSLRDSMNGDATVHICLDNLEKELPESETEWGKSIMQQGDAADEVYRSRYAEENGAVPYSELSLGQLQELVAHGQFFLSAVEQQLRDFWTCASHIKLILQQHARKGVHVSGTGKAGAVLNEAEQAGVAGEWEPNAHVSDVDCSSGVLRSLPSVNNRGLTPEAVLGLRCWNGQTERSGCQDAETGAARSASEGLKARDSHTGPAGDGEVTLSSGNERSFISQTLPTSENLPSSVRHVQSHSCRHEVSHSSGVPGHQRESAERELPPTSPPFSPQRLRHRPVVSLAELGDLSVLERRSRDQKSQRDRQWHSKAPMSGELVGGDDTGDVSLKLGTEPSVLSVDSSSDTAEKPELKKKSQPADENGPETDEVATEASSDEWAVIAGGKELEEICDAVYSESLRLQELVSFYEDFAAECLQRQGFELGAARFRENEL, from the coding sequence ATGGCATCGCACACAGCCGCTTCCAGCAGCTTCGCTCCTAGTGTCCGTCTCCACGGTGACTCTCGCGAAGATACCTCTCGGTTAGAACGCCAGCAGGAGGCTTGGCTGTACCGCGCGTTCACCcgcgctcttctccacagCTTCTGGAGCTCGTCGAATTCGACGCTTCAGCGTACTATTCGTTGTCGCATAAAAAGCAAAAATAAATTCCGGGAAAAATGTGAAGCTCTGGGACAATGCCTTGTGCGCGTAGGCGGCGCAGCCGCCGCGGCTGCACTGAAGCCTCTGGAACATCCGGACTTGCTGGCTGCTGTCGTTCACGTCGGAACTCACGAGTTTTTCCACAGATTTATGTTCGACGGTGTCGACAGTGATCCGTTGTATCGCCCCCCAGACGGAGACCTGAGACGCATGTACCCTGCCATCCAGCCGAAACACGGACCTTGGCGTTTGTTCGCAGTGCCGTATGTGTCTCTCCGCGATTCCATGAACGGCGACGCCACTGTTCACATTTGTCTCGACAACCTGGAAAAAGAGCTTCCAGAATCGGAGACGGAATGGGGAAAGAGCATCATGCAGCAGGGTGATGCAGCGGACGAGGTCTACCGTTCACGGTatgcagaggaaaacggagccGTCCCATATTCAGAGCTGTCTCTTGGTCAGCTTCAGGAGTTGGTCGCCCATGGCCAATTCTTCCTGTCAGCAGTCGAGCAGCAGCTGAGGGATTTCTGGACTTGCGCGTCCCATATCAAACTGATACTGCAGCAGCATGCTCGGAAAGGTGTACACGTCTCAGGAACGGGTAAGGCAGGAGCCGTTCTGAACGAAGCAGAACAAGCCGGGGTAGCTGGCGAGTGGGAGCCGAACGCACATGTGTCTGACGTCGACTGTTCGTCCGGTGTTCTTCGGAGTCTGCCTTCCGTCAACAATCGGGGTCTGACACCCGAAGCCGTTCTGGGTCTTCGTTGCTGGAACGGACAGACGGAACGCTCTGGTTGCCAGGATGCTGAAACAGGAGCCGCGCGCAGCGCTTCAGAAGGTTTGAAAGCCCGTGACTCACACACAGGACCGGCAGGTGACGGTGAAGTGACCCTTTCCTCCGGAAATGAACGGAGTTTCATCTCACAGACTCTTCCAACGAGTGAGAatcttccttcctctgtgcGGCATGTGCAGTCGCACTCGTGCAGACATGAGGTTAGCCATTCTTCCGGTGTTCCTGGTCACCAGCGGGAATCTGCTGAGCGTGAACTTCCACCAACGTCGCCTCCGTTCAGTCCGCAGCGCCTGAGACACCGACCGGTTGTTTCCCTGGCGGAACTCGGAGATTTGTCGGTCTTAGAGCGGCGAAGTAGGGATCAAAAgagccagagagacagacagtgGCACAGCAAGGCACCAATGTCTGGGGAGCTCGTCGGTGGGGACGACACTGGCGACGTGTCGCTGAAACTAGGGACCGAGCCTTCAGTGTTGTCTGTGGACTCAAGCTCGGACACTGCGGAGAAGCCAGAACTCAAAAAGAAGTCACAGCCAGCAGACGAGAATGGTCCGGAGACAGATGAGGTTGCAACTGAGGCGAGTAGCGACGAATGGGCAGTCATCGCAGGAGGCAAAGAACTGGAAGAAATATGTGATGCAGTCTATTCAGAGTCATTGAGGCTGCAGGAACTGGTTTCATTTTATGAAGACTTCGCCGCAGAATGCTTGCAACGTCAGGGTTTCGAACTCGGAGCTGCGCGTTTCCGAGAAAACGAATTGTGA